The genomic stretch GGGATCTGCGCCGAATTTTTGTCGAAAAACACGAAGGGGATGAGCGGCGCGCTCTGCCGGTAATACTGCTGTGCGGTGCGCACCATGGCTCTGCTGATCCGTTCGCCGTTGCCGCCGACACTGAAGAGCCGTATGGTGGCCTCGAGCGGGAGTGCCGCGCGCGCAAGCGGTGCGGCGGTGTCGACCACCACCGGGGCGGGTTCGAGCGGTTCGGGTTCCGCGTCCTCGGGTTCCCCATGCAGCGAGATGGACAGCCCCGCGCCGATGCTGAAGGCCCTGACGCCAAGACCGAGTCCGAGCGCCGCCGCATCGGCGCGCGAATGGATGTTCCACGCGATGGATGTCGTGCCGCTGAGGGGCGACGCAAAGCGGAATGCGAGCGCGATGCCGCCGTGCGTCCGCGCCCCTGCGAGTGCATCGTCACTGCGCAGCACGCGTGTGGTTGTGCCGCTTTCGGGGAAGGCGGCATTGGATGGCGCGAGCAGGAATTCGGTGAGCGAGGTCCGGCCGTCGAAACGATGCGTGATCCACGGGCCGGCGTCGAGCGTGACGTATTCGGTAAGCGCGATGGAAGCGAGCGCCTCGAGCCGCGCGAAGGGTGCGTCGCTGCGCGCTTCGAAACGTGCCAGCGCGGTCACCACGCGGCTGCTGCGCGGATCGAAGAAGGGCGAGGTGGTGTACTGGTCGGATGTAAAAAGTCCGGAAGAGAAACCGAGCGCGCCGCGCAGAGTCAGGCCCGCTCCCTCGGCAAAGAGCCCGGGCCAGCGCACGTCGCCCGACAGACTCGCTTCGTGATTCGACGAATATCCCTTTGGATCGCAGTCGCACCACGAGACGCGGCCGTCGCGGCGCTCGAGATGCAGTGGCACGCCGAACGAGTACTCGACTCCGGCGGTCCAATCCCTGCCGGTCTGACCGGGCATACACGCGGGCAGCAGCAGCAGAACCAGCGCACACAGCGCGCGTGTTTCAGAAGTACGCGCCATCGAAACGTCCGTTTGACAGGATCACCTGTTTGCCCGCACCGCTCTGTATCACGCCGGAGTAGGAACCACGGACGCGGCGCGACATGGGATCAGAAAGTACCAGCATCTGTGTCGCTCCGGTGATCGACACGTATTCCACGTTCCCGATAAGTATCCGCACCTTGCACTTCGCCGCGGGGTCCTGCAGGGCGTTCGACCAGGAAAAATTTCCGCTCCCGCCGCCGGGCACCGAGAGATGCACCACGACCGCCACGCGGTCGCCGCGTGGTCCGACAATGGTGTCGGCATTGAGGATGCTTGTCACATCGTCGGAGGCGAAGTAGTACGCGCGCGCGCTCCGCGGCTGCAGGTTGAACACACCGGATTTGTACCCGTCGCCGTCGAGCACAAAGGCATTGTCGGACAGCGAGTCCGGCCCCGCTACGCCGTCCCAATCGCTCGGCAGACGGTCTTCACAGGCCGAGAGGAGGCACGTCAGCGTCCAGAAAAACGCGGGTGCGATTCGTATGAGAGCGCGTCTGTTCAGTATGTTGCGGATGGTGTGCATCACAAATGACCCGACCGTGCAAAAGTACAACGAGATCGCGTCCCGCGATACACCCCGGGTCCGGATTTATTTTTTCCGTGCTGTCAGGAATTGTGTCCCTTATGAGTCATGATTCCGACCAGCAGCCGGAACTCCGGCCTCAAAGAATGTTTCTCTTCATTTCCACGGCAAAAAAGCAGAAATCCCGAATGAGCGCACCGCACATAGTGTCCGACGATGCGGCCCTCATGGACCGCCATCTCGGCGGCGACGATGACGCGTTTCTGGAGCTTTTTCAGCGCCTGAACGGCCGTCTTCACATGTTTGCCCTGCGCTTCCTTGGAAATGCGGAGCAAGCGGACGACGTGATACAGGAAGTGTGGGAAAAGGTGATACTCATGCGCCGCACGCCGTCGCGTGTCGAGAATCCGGCCGCGTACATCTTTATGATGGTGCGCAATTGTTGTCTGAACTCGATCAAATACCGGCGGCGGACCTCGCCGTTTTCGACAATGGAAGAAGACTCGCATCCGCGGTCATCGGGTGATGAGAGAACCGAGATGGAGGAAATCGTTTTTGCCGCGCTGCACTCGTTGCCGCACGAATACCGTGAAGTACTCGTTTTGAACGTGTACAGCGGGTACAGTCTCGGCGAAATAGCGGCATTGATGGACAAGAGTCCGGAGGCGATCTGGAAACGCGCCTCCAGGGCACGTGAAAAACTTCGTTCCGCCGTTCTCGCAATGGCGGAAGGACAGCGCCTGGATATGCCGGCGTTGGGCGGCTCAATAGCGTGACGAGGATACACACATGAACACGATGAATATGGAACGACTGATTGAAAAATACTTCGACGGCGCCCTGTCGCCGGCCGAACGTTTGGACTTTGAGCGGCTTGCCGCCGGCGATCCAGCGCTTATGCGTTCAATACAGGCCGAGGGATCGATTCGCGAGGTGTTCGCGCGTGATCGCGCACGGATGCACACGGATTCGGGGG from Ignavibacteriota bacterium encodes the following:
- a CDS encoding RNA polymerase sigma factor yields the protein MSAPHIVSDDAALMDRHLGGDDDAFLELFQRLNGRLHMFALRFLGNAEQADDVIQEVWEKVILMRRTPSRVENPAAYIFMMVRNCCLNSIKYRRRTSPFSTMEEDSHPRSSGDERTEMEEIVFAALHSLPHEYREVLVLNVYSGYSLGEIAALMDKSPEAIWKRASRAREKLRSAVLAMAEGQRLDMPALGGSIA